One stretch of Janibacter limosus DNA includes these proteins:
- the mscL gene encoding large conductance mechanosensitive channel protein MscL, with protein sequence MKGFKDFIMRGNLVEIAVGLIIATSFATVVATFTAVIMALIAKVLGSNPDFSAFKPGGIPVGAFITAVVAFLILAAVVYFGVVKPYTAMRERFVANEEETTDESVELLREIRDSLRAGRA encoded by the coding sequence ATGAAGGGCTTCAAGGACTTCATCATGCGCGGCAATCTCGTCGAGATCGCCGTCGGTCTGATCATCGCCACGTCGTTCGCCACCGTGGTCGCCACGTTCACCGCCGTCATCATGGCGCTGATCGCCAAGGTCCTCGGCAGCAACCCGGACTTCTCGGCCTTCAAGCCGGGTGGCATCCCCGTCGGCGCCTTCATCACCGCCGTCGTCGCATTCCTCATCCTCGCCGCCGTCGTCTACTTCGGTGTCGTCAAGCCCTACACCGCGATGCGTGAGCGCTTCGTCGCCAACGAGGAGGAGACCACCGACGAGTCCGTCGAGCTCCTCCGCGAGATCCGCGACTCCCTGCGCGCCGGTCGCGCCTGA
- a CDS encoding HNH endonuclease, with protein sequence MTDQGTDTTVGESMVGDALPDRLAAALEVLSGARAEGLSEAELLQVVTVCEATKGAAAALQARATAMFVEDRDARVAQDRADGVVSAREASCRRRGARAELALARRCSPGQADRHVGLAKSLVHDLPYTMAALTAGELSEWRATIVTRETACLSHEDRVEADRRLAGCLTTVSDKELAAAAHRASADLDAEALVRRRRKAVASRNVSVRPAADGMAWLSILGPLADVVGAFAALKKAEQGKYVATGDPEVDAARAADERGRGAWMADTALELLSGRCEGQVQPVEVGLVMREEAIVRTGEGSGASGDAGSVFFRTGATGAGDRDEVEVPGWGAMPGEMAREHLLRLCDAGTATWLRRLWTAPGGNDLVAMDSKRRLFSGVLRQLVELRDATCRVPFCGAPIRDIDHVRGHARGGETSAANAMSDCQGHNLVKEAPGWRAEVTSTGLDPGGGPHEVTLTTPTGSEYICTAPPLLGHGRPHPPRPRSAPALVPDLMWSPLETHLASMFAA encoded by the coding sequence ATGACCGATCAGGGGACTGACACCACAGTGGGTGAGTCGATGGTCGGGGACGCGCTGCCTGATCGTCTTGCTGCTGCTCTTGAGGTGTTGAGCGGTGCTCGTGCCGAGGGTTTGTCGGAGGCTGAGCTGCTGCAGGTCGTGACGGTGTGCGAGGCGACGAAGGGGGCGGCTGCCGCGTTGCAGGCCCGCGCGACCGCGATGTTTGTCGAGGACCGTGACGCGAGGGTGGCGCAGGACCGTGCTGATGGTGTGGTCTCGGCGCGGGAGGCATCGTGTCGTCGGCGTGGGGCGCGGGCGGAGCTGGCTCTTGCTCGGCGGTGTTCGCCGGGTCAGGCGGATCGGCACGTGGGGTTGGCGAAGAGCTTGGTGCACGACCTGCCGTACACGATGGCGGCGTTGACCGCTGGTGAGCTGAGTGAGTGGCGGGCGACGATCGTGACCCGTGAGACCGCGTGCCTGTCGCACGAGGACCGGGTCGAGGCCGACCGCAGGTTGGCGGGGTGCCTGACCACGGTCAGTGACAAGGAGCTGGCTGCGGCGGCGCATCGGGCGAGTGCGGACCTGGACGCGGAGGCTCTGGTGCGGCGGCGCCGCAAGGCGGTCGCCTCCAGGAATGTGAGTGTGCGGCCTGCGGCGGATGGGATGGCGTGGTTGAGCATCCTGGGTCCGCTGGCGGATGTCGTGGGGGCGTTTGCGGCGTTGAAGAAGGCGGAGCAAGGCAAGTATGTCGCCACCGGTGACCCTGAAGTTGATGCGGCACGAGCCGCCGATGAGCGGGGTCGGGGCGCGTGGATGGCCGACACGGCTCTGGAGCTGTTGTCCGGTCGGTGCGAGGGGCAGGTGCAGCCGGTCGAGGTGGGTCTGGTGATGCGTGAGGAAGCGATCGTGCGCACCGGCGAAGGCTCCGGTGCGAGTGGCGATGCTGGTTCGGTGTTCTTCCGCACTGGCGCCACCGGTGCTGGTGATCGGGATGAGGTCGAGGTCCCGGGGTGGGGCGCGATGCCCGGGGAGATGGCCCGGGAGCACTTGCTGCGTCTGTGCGACGCGGGGACCGCGACGTGGTTGCGCCGGTTGTGGACCGCCCCGGGCGGCAACGACCTGGTCGCGATGGACTCCAAGCGGAGACTCTTCAGCGGGGTACTGCGGCAGCTGGTCGAGCTGCGGGATGCCACCTGCCGGGTTCCTTTCTGTGGGGCGCCGATCCGCGACATCGACCACGTCAGGGGTCACGCCCGTGGTGGTGAGACGTCGGCGGCGAACGCGATGAGTGACTGCCAGGGACACAATCTGGTCAAGGAGGCCCCGGGTTGGCGGGCCGAGGTCACCTCGACGGGCTTGGATCCTGGCGGCGGCCCCCACGAAGTCACCCTGACCACCCCGACGGGTAGCGAGTACATCTGCACGGCGCCGCCCCTGCTGGGTCACGGGCGACCACATCCGCCACGGCCTCGGTCGGCTCCAGCTCTGGTTCCCGATCTGATGTGGTCTCCCTTGGAGACCCACCTCGCGAGCATGTTTGCCGCCTAG
- a CDS encoding Na+/H+ antiporter subunit A has translation MTLLLLAHFVAAAVAPALARILHRRSFLVLALVPAVTFAWLLAQTSRVTDGHAVVEQISWVPQLGMDFDLRLGTLQWLLGLLVSGVGALALVYCAWYFKPDDPSLWRFTGVFTAFAGAMFGLVIADNLMALYVFWELTTVFSYTLIGHNPVRSANRRSATQALLVTTFGGLAMLVGTIVLGETSSYTISEMLADPPPAGTLTTIAVLLVLIGALTKSAQVPFHFWLPGAMAAPTPVSAYLHAASMVKAGIYVVLLLAPVFADTPGWKPLTIGLGLWTMVLGGWRALRQDDIKLLLAYGTVSQLGMMTALAGIGTKAAGLAAFALVLSHALFKSVLFFTVGIIDKGTGTRDLTQLHGLARRLPLLTAVAVVSAASMAGLPPLIGFVAKESALTAALDATHGAIPGITGWLVVAGLVAGSTLTVAYSARFVWGAFATKGGPGTSPRPTPFAAPSALLIAPVLLATVTLVGGFLGGTWSDVFEPYARTLTGPEPEQLALWHGLTPTLGLTALAITAGLLLFAARAPFARLQAALPQVVDAERVYQRFMRALDRFAVEVTALSQGGSLPTYLGTIFIIVLVLPGAVAATALPGTQVRLWDSLAQAVVGLFVIVAAVLAVRSRNRLQSVMFVGTTGYGLALLFLLHGAPDLALTQVLVETFSLVLFVLVLRKLPERFRRRPLAERRSLRRSWRLALAGSMGLAISTITVVAANARVHEPISKAFPEAAYAFGHGKNIVNVTLVDIRAWDTLGEISVLVAAATGIASLVFVRTQDVERSWTRRRSQGEVIASVPRERRSVILETATRLVFHVMILLSLYLLLAGHNQVGGGFAGGLVLGLALLVRYLAGGRAELDFAAPVSAGLVLGAGLAVSAISALAPLAFGGTVLQSAVVELDLPIWGQVKIVTALLFDIGVYLIVVGLALDVVRSLGSGIDKQAEEEELTA, from the coding sequence GTGACCCTGCTGCTGCTCGCCCACTTCGTGGCAGCAGCAGTCGCGCCCGCTCTCGCCCGGATCCTCCACCGGCGCTCCTTCCTCGTCCTCGCCCTCGTGCCGGCGGTCACCTTCGCCTGGCTCCTCGCGCAGACCAGCCGCGTCACCGACGGCCACGCCGTCGTCGAGCAGATCAGCTGGGTGCCGCAGCTCGGGATGGACTTCGACCTGCGGCTCGGGACGCTCCAGTGGCTCCTCGGCCTGCTCGTCAGCGGCGTCGGCGCCCTCGCGCTCGTCTACTGCGCCTGGTACTTCAAGCCCGACGACCCCAGCCTGTGGCGCTTCACGGGCGTCTTCACCGCCTTCGCCGGCGCGATGTTCGGGCTCGTCATCGCCGACAACCTCATGGCGCTCTACGTCTTCTGGGAGCTGACGACAGTCTTCTCCTACACGCTCATCGGGCACAACCCGGTGCGCTCGGCCAACCGTCGCTCGGCGACCCAGGCCCTGCTCGTCACCACCTTCGGCGGGCTGGCGATGCTCGTCGGCACGATCGTCCTCGGCGAGACCTCGAGCTACACGATCAGCGAGATGCTCGCCGACCCGCCGCCCGCCGGGACCCTGACGACCATCGCCGTCCTGCTCGTCCTGATCGGGGCGCTGACCAAGTCGGCACAGGTCCCCTTCCACTTCTGGCTGCCGGGCGCCATGGCCGCACCGACCCCGGTCAGCGCCTACCTGCACGCCGCGTCGATGGTCAAGGCCGGCATCTACGTCGTCCTCCTGCTCGCCCCCGTCTTCGCCGACACCCCCGGGTGGAAGCCCCTGACCATCGGCCTGGGCCTGTGGACGATGGTGCTCGGCGGGTGGCGGGCGCTGCGCCAGGACGACATCAAGCTCCTCCTCGCCTACGGAACCGTCAGCCAGCTCGGCATGATGACCGCCCTCGCCGGCATCGGCACCAAGGCCGCCGGTCTGGCCGCCTTCGCCCTCGTCCTCTCGCACGCCCTCTTCAAGTCGGTCCTCTTCTTCACCGTCGGCATCATCGACAAGGGGACCGGCACCCGCGACCTGACCCAGCTGCACGGCCTGGCCCGGCGGCTCCCCCTCCTCACCGCCGTCGCCGTCGTCTCGGCGGCCTCGATGGCCGGCCTGCCGCCGCTCATCGGCTTCGTCGCCAAGGAGTCGGCCCTCACCGCAGCCCTCGACGCCACCCACGGCGCGATCCCCGGCATCACCGGGTGGCTCGTCGTCGCCGGCCTCGTCGCCGGGTCCACGCTCACGGTCGCCTACTCCGCCCGCTTCGTCTGGGGTGCCTTCGCCACGAAGGGGGGACCCGGCACCTCCCCGAGACCCACCCCCTTCGCCGCACCGTCCGCACTGCTCATCGCTCCCGTGCTCCTCGCCACCGTCACCCTCGTCGGCGGCTTCCTCGGCGGCACCTGGAGCGACGTCTTCGAGCCGTACGCGCGCACCCTCACCGGCCCCGAGCCCGAGCAGCTCGCGCTGTGGCACGGACTCACCCCCACCCTCGGCCTGACGGCCCTGGCGATCACCGCCGGCCTCCTCCTCTTCGCTGCGCGGGCCCCCTTCGCCCGCCTGCAGGCCGCGCTGCCGCAGGTGGTCGACGCCGAGCGGGTCTACCAGCGCTTCATGCGCGCCCTCGACCGCTTCGCCGTCGAGGTCACCGCACTGTCGCAGGGCGGCTCGCTGCCGACCTACCTCGGGACGATCTTCATCATCGTGCTGGTGCTGCCCGGCGCCGTGGCGGCCACCGCGCTGCCCGGGACGCAGGTGCGGCTGTGGGACTCCCTCGCGCAGGCCGTCGTGGGGCTCTTCGTCATCGTGGCTGCGGTCCTGGCGGTCAGGTCGCGCAACCGGCTGCAGTCGGTGATGTTCGTCGGGACCACCGGCTACGGCCTCGCGCTGCTCTTCCTGCTCCACGGCGCCCCCGACCTCGCCCTCACCCAGGTCCTCGTCGAGACCTTCAGCCTCGTCCTCTTCGTCCTCGTGCTGCGCAAGCTGCCCGAGCGGTTCCGCCGGCGCCCGCTGGCCGAGCGCCGCTCGTTGCGGCGCTCGTGGCGGCTGGCGCTCGCCGGGTCCATGGGGCTGGCCATCTCGACGATCACCGTCGTCGCCGCCAATGCACGCGTCCACGAGCCGATCTCCAAGGCCTTCCCCGAGGCGGCCTACGCCTTCGGCCACGGCAAGAACATCGTCAACGTCACCCTCGTCGACATCCGCGCCTGGGACACGCTCGGCGAGATCTCCGTCCTCGTCGCGGCGGCCACCGGAATCGCCAGCCTCGTCTTCGTGCGCACGCAGGACGTCGAGCGCTCGTGGACGCGGCGTCGTAGCCAGGGCGAGGTCATCGCCTCCGTGCCACGCGAGCGACGCTCGGTCATCCTCGAGACCGCCACCCGCCTCGTCTTCCACGTGATGATCCTGCTCTCGCTCTACCTGCTCCTCGCCGGGCACAACCAGGTCGGCGGCGGCTTCGCCGGAGGCCTCGTCCTCGGTCTCGCGCTGCTCGTGCGGTACCTCGCCGGAGGGCGCGCCGAGCTCGACTTCGCCGCACCGGTCAGCGCCGGTCTCGTCCTCGGCGCCGGCCTCGCGGTCTCGGCGATCTCCGCGCTCGCCCCGCTCGCCTTCGGCGGCACCGTCCTGCAGTCCGCGGTCGTCGAGCTCGACCTGCCGATCTGGGGCCAGGTCAAGATCGTCACGGCCCTGCTCTTCGACATCGGCGTCTACCTCATCGTCGTCGGGCTGGCCCTGGACGTCGTGCGCTCCCTCGGCTCCGGCATCGACAAGCAGGCCGAGGAGGAGGAGCTCACCGCATGA
- a CDS encoding DUF4011 domain-containing protein → MSTPSTTPAPVSADVSRLRRELMELGGPNTLLWPARDPHVVDLTTAHPGGVAMLLSGRDARLSDLVREPGALLRAQRRAAELTEHVERIAEEHGVHTGFLAMGSASWQVPGEDERPLAPVVLRRATLRRLRPGPDFALDLAHRVEINPALLTYLRRALHRDIDGEALADLGRGDGRGFNPTPILDELRRLCADLPELNITPRIVLAAFPYGKAEALADLAGLGDRITRGPAAALIAGEPVPPAQTEPDSVADTAVLDITADQQAVLDRVAAGEDLYVDAPPGTGIARLVASVIAQTAGERRSVLLLTEKTAAIEAVVEDLKEAGLEDLLIHVVDPAVEIDPAVVVDRWPRGLPESERSFDNPGRRAGSAAHLLDGHTHAMHEPREPWGVSIAQAHDAIVGLSTRRPAPRSRVRLSGKVLASLDVEGREALVAQVVGLANRKAWHPGRSDQPWAGARLHDDADVDEVLAAVDRLRGKDGTLAQLRATVREVFADIAEPRAATPADHGRFLAGIEEIRDTVEIFRPEIFDTPLDHLLAATAPKGASPEGESLGVVEKRRLRAHARRLLRPGRPPEDLHAALQLASQQRRNWSRLTGGGGRPRIPTDMDRAHTAYERVYADLTHVASVIGDDPAATSLLDTPWEELTARLDALGKDTAGARVVPTVIADLDDLRSRGLGDLVDDLAARRVPAESAADEVLFVWWASVLAEAGRDERFAQVTGEQLDEALRTFVEADRASLGANAARIAARQRERFHVDGRRHRAAARQVAAAHEGLLARPAWSQAFDRWGGLLRAAAPAWAMPPFVVGQVLPLDERFDLVIVDDASRTTLARTLSGIARGDQLLVIGDRGQLPPDTWTADAGVPAPARPRSSLADLASRVLPSIALRDSAYPRPRVDNLLGAETTAAEVVHPPAPVPHDAVHLVRVEGHGILDERTGLVETTTAEVAEVLERVREHLRRYPRRTLGIVTFGQLHADRIADAVAELAQAEPQVGQAMAGLREPLVIKPAERWQRQQRDTVIVAVGFGRTPQGRVVQRLGALSGVTGAELVLIAATRARRAAIWVTTIDPGDLAGDRGNLPGHRALRTLLTGLVDPTPTTSDGSAPLSPLLAGFVQRLREGGLVVTTDVGMGEHRVDIAVADPRDRQRMLLAVDVDGPGYAGLASTRQRDRILVERLTDLGWAHLRLWAVDIFADPARQEAQVLRAVREAIAKEES, encoded by the coding sequence GTGAGCACCCCGTCGACCACCCCTGCCCCGGTGTCGGCTGACGTCTCGCGGCTGCGCCGCGAGCTCATGGAGCTCGGGGGCCCCAACACCCTGCTGTGGCCGGCCCGCGACCCGCACGTCGTCGACCTCACGACGGCCCACCCCGGTGGCGTGGCAATGCTGTTGTCCGGCAGGGACGCTCGCCTCTCCGACCTCGTGCGGGAGCCCGGCGCCCTGCTGCGCGCCCAGCGCCGGGCGGCCGAGCTGACCGAGCACGTCGAGCGGATCGCCGAGGAGCACGGGGTCCACACGGGGTTCCTCGCCATGGGGTCCGCCTCCTGGCAGGTGCCGGGTGAGGACGAGCGGCCACTGGCGCCCGTCGTCCTGCGTCGAGCGACGCTGCGGCGACTGCGGCCGGGGCCCGACTTCGCCCTCGACCTGGCCCACCGCGTCGAGATCAACCCGGCCCTCCTGACCTATCTGCGTCGGGCCCTGCACCGTGACATCGACGGCGAAGCCCTCGCCGACCTCGGCCGCGGAGACGGCCGCGGCTTCAACCCCACGCCGATCCTCGACGAGCTGCGGCGCCTGTGCGCGGACCTGCCCGAGCTCAACATCACCCCCCGGATCGTGCTGGCCGCCTTCCCCTACGGCAAGGCAGAGGCGCTCGCCGACCTGGCCGGTCTGGGCGACCGGATCACGCGCGGCCCCGCGGCGGCCCTGATCGCGGGCGAGCCGGTGCCACCCGCGCAGACCGAGCCCGACAGCGTCGCCGACACCGCGGTCCTCGACATCACCGCCGACCAGCAAGCCGTCCTCGACCGGGTCGCCGCGGGGGAGGACCTCTATGTCGATGCCCCTCCCGGCACGGGCATCGCCCGCCTCGTCGCCTCGGTCATCGCCCAGACGGCGGGCGAGCGCCGCAGCGTGCTCCTGCTCACCGAGAAGACAGCGGCCATCGAGGCCGTCGTCGAGGACCTCAAGGAGGCTGGGCTCGAGGACCTGCTCATCCACGTCGTCGACCCCGCCGTCGAGATCGACCCCGCCGTCGTCGTCGACCGCTGGCCCCGGGGGCTGCCCGAGTCCGAGCGGTCCTTCGACAACCCCGGCCGCCGGGCCGGGTCCGCTGCGCACCTGCTCGACGGCCACACCCACGCCATGCACGAGCCGCGCGAGCCGTGGGGCGTGTCCATCGCCCAGGCGCACGACGCGATCGTCGGCCTGAGCACCCGCCGCCCGGCGCCCCGCTCGCGGGTGCGGCTGAGCGGCAAGGTCCTCGCCTCCCTCGATGTCGAAGGGAGGGAAGCCCTCGTCGCGCAGGTGGTCGGGCTGGCCAACCGCAAGGCGTGGCACCCCGGCCGCAGCGACCAGCCCTGGGCCGGTGCGCGACTGCACGACGACGCCGACGTCGACGAGGTCCTGGCAGCCGTCGACCGCCTGCGCGGCAAGGACGGCACGCTCGCCCAGCTGCGCGCGACGGTCCGCGAGGTCTTCGCCGACATCGCCGAGCCACGCGCCGCCACTCCCGCGGACCACGGCCGCTTCCTCGCCGGCATCGAGGAGATCCGCGACACCGTCGAGATCTTCCGCCCCGAGATCTTCGACACCCCGCTCGACCACCTCCTCGCCGCCACGGCGCCCAAGGGCGCCTCGCCCGAGGGCGAGTCGCTCGGCGTGGTCGAGAAGCGTCGGCTGCGCGCCCATGCCCGACGGCTCCTGCGGCCCGGCCGTCCCCCCGAGGACCTGCACGCCGCCCTCCAGCTCGCGTCCCAGCAGCGCCGCAACTGGTCGCGGCTGACCGGCGGTGGCGGACGACCGCGGATCCCCACCGACATGGACCGGGCGCACACCGCCTACGAGCGCGTCTACGCCGACCTGACGCACGTCGCGTCGGTCATCGGCGACGACCCTGCAGCCACGAGCCTGCTCGACACCCCGTGGGAAGAGCTGACCGCTCGACTGGACGCCCTGGGCAAGGACACCGCCGGTGCCCGCGTCGTGCCCACGGTCATCGCGGACCTCGACGACCTGCGCTCACGGGGACTCGGCGACCTCGTCGACGACCTCGCCGCACGGAGGGTGCCCGCCGAGTCCGCCGCCGACGAGGTGCTCTTCGTCTGGTGGGCCTCGGTGCTCGCCGAGGCCGGCAGGGACGAGCGCTTCGCCCAGGTGACGGGCGAGCAGCTCGACGAGGCACTGCGCACCTTTGTCGAGGCCGACCGGGCGAGCCTGGGCGCCAACGCCGCCCGCATCGCCGCCCGCCAGCGCGAGCGCTTCCACGTCGACGGCCGCCGGCACCGGGCTGCCGCGCGGCAGGTCGCCGCGGCCCACGAGGGCCTCCTGGCCAGGCCGGCGTGGAGCCAGGCCTTCGACCGGTGGGGTGGCCTGCTGCGGGCGGCCGCACCGGCTTGGGCGATGCCTCCCTTCGTCGTCGGTCAGGTGCTGCCCCTCGACGAGCGCTTCGACCTGGTGATCGTCGACGACGCATCGCGCACGACGCTGGCGCGCACCCTCTCGGGCATCGCCCGCGGAGACCAGCTGCTCGTCATCGGCGACCGTGGTCAGCTGCCACCCGACACGTGGACGGCCGACGCAGGCGTCCCGGCACCGGCCCGCCCCCGCAGCTCGCTCGCCGACCTGGCCTCCCGGGTCCTGCCGTCGATCGCCTTGCGGGACAGCGCGTATCCCCGCCCGCGGGTCGACAACCTCCTCGGCGCCGAGACCACCGCTGCAGAGGTGGTCCACCCGCCGGCCCCCGTCCCCCACGACGCGGTCCATCTCGTGCGGGTCGAGGGCCACGGGATCCTCGACGAGCGCACCGGGCTCGTCGAGACCACCACGGCAGAGGTCGCAGAGGTCCTCGAGCGGGTCCGTGAGCACCTGCGGCGCTACCCGCGTCGGACCCTGGGCATCGTGACCTTCGGCCAGCTGCACGCCGACCGGATCGCCGACGCCGTGGCCGAGCTGGCGCAAGCCGAGCCACAGGTCGGGCAGGCCATGGCCGGGCTGCGGGAGCCCCTCGTCATCAAGCCTGCCGAGCGGTGGCAGCGTCAGCAGCGCGACACCGTGATCGTGGCCGTCGGCTTCGGCCGTACGCCCCAGGGGCGGGTCGTGCAGCGGCTGGGCGCCCTCAGTGGCGTGACCGGCGCCGAGCTGGTCCTCATCGCGGCGACCCGGGCCCGCCGGGCGGCGATCTGGGTGACCACCATCGACCCGGGCGACCTCGCCGGTGACCGGGGCAACCTGCCCGGCCATCGGGCGCTGCGCACCCTGCTGACGGGTCTGGTCGACCCGACCCCGACCACCTCCGATGGGTCGGCCCCGCTGAGCCCACTGCTCGCCGGCTTTGTCCAGCGACTGCGGGAGGGTGGTCTCGTGGTGACGACCGACGTCGGCATGGGCGAGCACCGGGTCGACATCGCGGTCGCCGACCCGCGGGACCGCCAGCGCATGCTGCTGGCCGTGGACGTCGACGGACCGGGCTACGCCGGTCTGGCCTCGACCCGGCAGCGCGACCGGATCCTCGTGGAGCGCCTCACCGACCTCGGATGGGCACACCTGCGGCTGTGGGCGGTCGACATCTTCGCCGACCCGGCCCGGCAGGAGGCCCAGGTCCTGCGCGCCGTGCGCGAAGCCATCGCCAAGGAGGAGTCGTGA
- a CDS encoding MFS transporter: protein MSTHALQRRTIATLAGSQVLGGVGVSAGAAVGALLAADVSGSEAWAGLGGTAQTLGGALAAIVIARIMAAKGRRPGLVTGYAMAIAGGLLIVGAAVVGSFALLLLGFLLFGGATAANSQARFAATDLADDVHKGRHLSIVVWATTIGAVAGPNLTGPGRWVAQQLHLPVLVGPYVLSLVGILLAGLVLTLALRPDPLLTARALQVEHVEPGEDHAPPATGWAAIHTRPDALTGVLAMALGHTVMVSVMIMTPIHMRHGDATLEVIGLVISLHVVGMYAFSPVTGWAVDRWGARSVIGAGSLLLLTASLLAASSREGQSLALTAALFVLGLGWSCTLIAGSTLLTAAIPLRQRPAAQGLADVAMGLAGGGGGALAGLIVGWWGYQALGLLAGGTALLVGLLVPLGRRRGC, encoded by the coding sequence GTGAGCACCCACGCCCTGCAGCGGCGCACCATCGCGACGCTCGCCGGGTCCCAGGTCCTCGGGGGTGTCGGCGTGAGCGCGGGCGCTGCCGTGGGTGCGCTGCTCGCGGCGGACGTGTCGGGCAGCGAGGCCTGGGCCGGGTTGGGTGGCACGGCGCAGACCCTCGGCGGTGCGCTGGCAGCGATCGTCATCGCCCGGATCATGGCGGCGAAGGGGAGGCGTCCCGGGCTCGTCACCGGGTACGCCATGGCCATCGCCGGCGGCCTGCTCATCGTGGGGGCGGCGGTGGTCGGCTCCTTCGCCCTGCTGCTCCTGGGATTCCTTCTCTTCGGTGGGGCGACCGCGGCCAACTCGCAGGCGCGCTTCGCGGCGACCGACCTCGCGGACGACGTGCACAAGGGCCGCCACCTGTCGATCGTCGTCTGGGCCACCACGATCGGGGCGGTCGCCGGGCCCAACCTGACTGGGCCGGGTCGCTGGGTGGCCCAGCAGCTGCACCTGCCGGTCCTCGTCGGCCCCTATGTCCTCTCGCTGGTGGGCATCCTCCTGGCCGGGCTCGTCCTGACGCTCGCCCTGCGCCCCGACCCGCTCCTCACGGCCAGGGCCCTGCAGGTCGAGCACGTCGAGCCGGGGGAGGACCACGCCCCACCGGCCACGGGATGGGCGGCCATCCACACGCGGCCCGACGCGCTCACCGGCGTGCTGGCCATGGCTCTGGGCCACACCGTCATGGTCTCGGTGATGATCATGACCCCCATCCACATGCGGCACGGGGACGCGACCCTCGAGGTCATCGGGCTGGTCATCTCCCTCCACGTCGTGGGCATGTACGCCTTCTCGCCCGTCACCGGCTGGGCCGTCGACCGCTGGGGCGCCCGGTCCGTCATCGGGGCCGGCTCGCTCCTCCTGCTCACCGCCAGCCTCCTGGCGGCATCCTCCCGTGAGGGGCAGTCGCTCGCCCTCACCGCGGCCCTTTTCGTGCTCGGTCTCGGCTGGTCCTGCACCCTCATCGCCGGGTCGACCCTCCTGACGGCGGCAATCCCCCTTCGCCAACGTCCCGCAGCCCAAGGCCTCGCCGACGTGGCGATGGGCCTGGCCGGGGGCGGGGGCGGAGCCCTCGCGGGACTCATCGTCGGATGGTGGGGATACCAGGCCCTGGGCCTGCTCGCCGGCGGCACGGCCCTGCTCGTCGGGCTGCTGGTCCCGCTCGGGAGGCGCCGCGGTTGTTAG